The following are encoded in a window of Ensifer adhaerens genomic DNA:
- a CDS encoding pentapeptide repeat-containing protein, producing the protein MAERRYGEAPPKTDSTIASADWYGRQIERERYDNTLFVDLDLTEAQTVGVVFHECTFRRARFNASSHQASAFVNCTFVSCKFFDSRFKECKFVGSMFDACEFDQMQVTGGDWSFTGLPGAALGRASFKETRMREADLTGASCKGGSLRDVDLSGAWLHGADFTTCDLRGSDLTAFDPENLRLKDAIITIDQSIIIAEALGLDVRRK; encoded by the coding sequence ATGGCTGAACGACGATACGGCGAAGCGCCGCCCAAGACCGACAGCACGATTGCAAGCGCCGACTGGTACGGTCGCCAGATCGAGCGCGAGCGATACGACAACACGCTGTTCGTCGATCTCGACCTGACCGAGGCGCAGACCGTCGGCGTGGTCTTTCACGAATGCACCTTCCGGCGAGCCCGGTTCAATGCATCGTCACACCAGGCGAGCGCCTTCGTCAACTGCACGTTCGTCTCCTGTAAGTTCTTCGATAGCCGCTTCAAGGAGTGCAAGTTCGTCGGAAGCATGTTCGACGCTTGCGAGTTCGACCAGATGCAAGTGACGGGCGGCGACTGGTCCTTTACCGGATTGCCAGGCGCGGCTCTCGGCCGCGCATCCTTCAAGGAAACGCGAATGCGGGAAGCGGATCTGACCGGCGCCTCCTGCAAAGGCGGCTCGCTCAGGGACGTCGATCTTTCCGGTGCCTGGCTGCATGGGGCAGATTTTACCACCTGCGACCTCAGGGGCAGCGACCTCACCGCCTTCGATCCGGAGAACCTTCGCCTCAAGGACGCGATCATCACGATCGACCAGTCGATCATCATCGCCGAGGCTCTGGGTCTCGACGTCAGGCGAAAGTGA
- a CDS encoding potassium transporter Kup gives MPNAHSEAVGPRSGTQSFLVLLLGCIGVVYGDIGTSPLYAFREALRPFLNDGAQPDEVIGLISLMVWTLTCIVTFKYVLFLLRADNDGEGGTLSLLALLMKKTGSFMPVLFFAGLIGAALFIGDAMITPALSVMSALEGMKLVTPAFSDYVLPLAAVIMVALFAVQSKGTEAVARFFGPITVVWFLAMAWGGLIHIGDDWTILQALNPINALWFITHAGWAGLIVLGAVFLTVTGAEALYADLGHFGRKPISTAWFILVFPALALNYLGQGALVLSHPDAVNNPFYLLYPDWALLPMVILATMATIIASQAVITGAFSLARQAVHLGFLPRLLIKFTSETNTGQIYVPAVNALLFVGVIVLIFSFGDSESLATAYGISVTGAMVVTTVMAFQFLRSVWGYSTVLAALLLAPLLVIESVFLLANLFKIHDGGWVPVALALTIMVVMWTWTRGSAMLREKTARNDIPLETFIRSIEKSTHAPQTVRGTAIFLTSVGDKTPAVLLHNIKHNHVLHERNVILTVRTSEHPYVAQEDRVSMTELSDRFTRLELCFGFMDEPNVSKALSLCKKAGFKFEIMQTSFYLGRRTLIGDPNSGLPGWQDKLYIALAGLGIDPSSYFKLPANRVVEIGEQVTI, from the coding sequence ATGCCCAATGCTCACAGCGAAGCTGTCGGACCTCGATCGGGAACGCAGAGCTTTCTCGTTCTACTGCTTGGATGCATCGGCGTTGTCTATGGCGATATCGGAACAAGTCCGCTCTACGCTTTTCGCGAGGCCCTTCGCCCCTTCTTGAACGACGGGGCGCAGCCTGACGAAGTCATCGGTCTCATTTCCCTGATGGTTTGGACGTTGACGTGTATCGTGACGTTCAAATACGTGCTTTTCCTCCTACGCGCCGACAATGACGGTGAAGGTGGAACATTGTCGCTTCTCGCGCTCTTGATGAAGAAGACCGGCAGTTTCATGCCCGTGTTGTTTTTCGCGGGCCTAATCGGGGCGGCCCTGTTTATCGGGGATGCCATGATCACCCCTGCCCTCTCGGTCATGTCGGCGCTCGAAGGCATGAAACTCGTCACACCAGCCTTTTCGGACTACGTGCTTCCCCTTGCTGCGGTCATTATGGTTGCATTGTTTGCCGTGCAGTCCAAGGGTACGGAAGCGGTCGCAAGGTTTTTCGGGCCAATCACGGTTGTGTGGTTCCTCGCGATGGCGTGGGGCGGTCTCATCCACATCGGCGACGACTGGACCATCCTGCAGGCTCTGAACCCGATCAACGCCCTGTGGTTCATCACGCATGCAGGCTGGGCAGGTCTGATCGTGCTTGGCGCCGTCTTCCTGACGGTCACGGGAGCCGAGGCCCTTTATGCAGATCTCGGCCACTTCGGGAGGAAACCGATCAGCACGGCATGGTTTATCCTTGTATTCCCCGCATTGGCGCTGAACTACCTCGGCCAAGGCGCGCTCGTGCTGAGCCACCCAGACGCGGTCAACAACCCATTCTATCTTCTCTATCCAGACTGGGCGCTGCTGCCGATGGTCATTCTCGCGACCATGGCGACAATCATCGCTAGCCAAGCTGTCATCACGGGAGCGTTTTCTCTCGCTCGCCAGGCGGTCCATTTGGGCTTTCTTCCTCGACTGCTGATCAAATTTACGTCCGAAACCAACACCGGCCAGATCTATGTCCCTGCCGTAAATGCGCTGCTGTTCGTCGGGGTCATCGTGCTGATTTTCTCGTTCGGGGACTCAGAGTCTCTCGCGACCGCGTATGGAATCTCGGTCACAGGCGCGATGGTTGTGACAACAGTGATGGCGTTCCAGTTTCTCCGCTCCGTCTGGGGATACTCAACCGTTCTGGCTGCACTGCTTCTAGCGCCATTGCTCGTCATCGAGAGCGTCTTCTTGCTTGCCAATCTGTTCAAGATTCATGATGGCGGCTGGGTGCCGGTGGCATTGGCACTGACAATCATGGTGGTGATGTGGACTTGGACGCGGGGATCCGCAATGCTGCGCGAAAAGACCGCGCGCAACGATATCCCGCTGGAAACATTCATCCGCTCGATAGAGAAGTCCACCCATGCGCCCCAGACCGTTCGAGGGACGGCAATCTTTCTAACCAGCGTCGGCGATAAGACACCCGCCGTTCTCCTCCACAACATCAAACACAATCATGTCCTGCACGAACGCAATGTTATTTTGACGGTTCGCACATCCGAGCATCCGTATGTCGCGCAGGAAGACCGCGTCTCAATGACTGAACTGTCAGACAGGTTTACAAGGCTCGAGCTTTGCTTCGGCTTCATGGACGAACCGAACGTCTCGAAGGCGCTGTCACTGTGCAAGAAGGCAGGTTTCAAGTTCGAAATCATGCAGACCTCTTTCTACCTCGGGCGCAGGACCCTTATTGGTGACCCGAACTCAGGTCTGCCCGGCTGGCAAGACAAGCTCTACATTGCACTTGCAGGTCTCGGCATCGATCCATCGTCCTATTTCAAGCTGCCAGCCAATCGCGTGGTCGAGATTGGCGAGCAAGTCACGATCTAA
- a CDS encoding magnesium and cobalt transport protein CorA, giving the protein MPVVASYMYRSGKRAEEIPLAAKPFEASGSDFAWIGLTEPTKQEMADLQAMFALHPLAVEDALNGNQVPKVDIYGDQLFVIVKTAHLEGDKITYGETCIFVGKHHLISVRHGSARSHKELRQHLEQSPQLLEHGPDYVLHGIIDFVVDGYLPVVETLEDKVLELEKHVLVSFLQPEQIRRIFRMRRHVIRFQRVLGPMGEVAGKLTHLELPCIDDNAKPFFKDVLDHVRRVEGLVGGLREIMTSVFEASNLLEQQRQGTITRQLAAWAAILAVPTAIAGIYGMNFEHMPELATRYGYFAVLGVIATLCSILYWRFKRSGWL; this is encoded by the coding sequence ATGCCAGTCGTCGCCTCCTACATGTATCGTTCGGGCAAGCGCGCCGAAGAAATCCCGCTTGCCGCCAAACCATTCGAAGCATCAGGTAGCGACTTCGCCTGGATCGGTTTGACTGAACCGACAAAGCAGGAAATGGCCGACCTTCAGGCCATGTTCGCTCTTCACCCACTTGCCGTCGAAGACGCCCTCAACGGCAATCAGGTGCCGAAGGTGGACATCTACGGCGACCAGTTGTTCGTGATCGTCAAGACGGCCCACCTTGAGGGTGACAAGATCACCTACGGCGAAACCTGCATTTTCGTGGGGAAGCACCACCTGATTTCTGTTCGCCACGGATCTGCCCGCTCCCACAAGGAACTGCGCCAACACCTGGAACAGTCGCCCCAGCTTCTTGAGCACGGACCGGACTATGTCCTGCACGGCATCATCGACTTCGTTGTCGACGGCTATTTGCCGGTGGTCGAAACGCTTGAGGACAAAGTTCTGGAGCTCGAGAAACACGTACTTGTGTCCTTCCTGCAGCCCGAGCAGATCAGGCGCATCTTCCGGATGCGCCGTCACGTCATTCGCTTCCAGCGGGTGCTCGGGCCGATGGGAGAGGTGGCGGGTAAGCTAACTCATCTCGAGCTGCCCTGTATCGACGACAATGCCAAGCCATTCTTCAAAGACGTTCTTGACCATGTCAGACGTGTGGAAGGCCTGGTAGGCGGCCTTCGCGAGATAATGACGTCCGTGTTCGAGGCCTCCAATCTCCTGGAGCAGCAACGACAGGGCACCATCACACGGCAGCTTGCAGCCTGGGCCGCAATTCTTGCCGTACCGACAGCCATTGCCGGAATCTACGGGATGAACTTCGAACACATGCCTGAACTGGCAACCCGTTACGGCTACTTTGCCGTCCTCGGTGTCATTGCGACGCTCTGCTCTATTCTCTACTGGCGGTTCAAAAGGTCCGGATGGCTGTAG